One window from the genome of Halomicrobium zhouii encodes:
- a CDS encoding Ig-like domain-containing protein: MRFRDDERGQSVQIGAVLLFATLIVAFSSYQAFVVPQQNQAVEFSHNQQVQGELQDLRNAIVSMPGGGSTTATSVTLGTTYPSRALAQNPGPPSGSLRTQGTGDERVAFSVRNATATGETGDVWNGSLRSYDTGVVSYDPRYNVYDGAPLSVYEHSVLYNEFRSGTIVTAGQTVVDGRTISLVAVNGSLERTSTGATSVDVRPVSSAEETILVEAPDGDSPVTVNLTSRLSASRWQTLLDGEEHVRDVTEPPSDAPGEFRTVRITLDPGVTYRLQLTKVGVGTRVTEEPPEYLTREGGPVEPVTKGQSRDVTLEVRDAYNNPVSGVSVNASVDGDNTGSLAQEMVYTDGDGHATFTYETTGSTSADTHQINATTNATAALDARPFDGSLPKNVTVDVRVQGGGGGGGGGAGAYDISWTDPQDTDGNGGDALSDCSQSACTWDVGASDGDTLALESVIDPTYEGVDVDFAVSDSSVGTVSPGNGTTGSDGAATTTLTAQSDGTVDVLASTSEGSAVIEVTVENVEEASSSEQVGYVDGSGTARVGDESRVDFDVQNTGSESATITGIRVESTGSNHVTIAEYNGGSGAGQHEVYIAASTPGRLEVNSYSIGTTTSLTASATLAPGEQAQVTMLNFRNNGGNTVSAADDELTVTLFFQDGSSTTFSFVPPGY; the protein is encoded by the coding sequence ATGCGATTCCGGGACGACGAGCGCGGCCAGTCGGTGCAGATAGGCGCCGTCTTGCTGTTCGCGACGCTCATCGTCGCCTTCTCGTCGTACCAGGCGTTCGTCGTCCCACAGCAGAACCAGGCCGTCGAGTTCAGTCACAACCAGCAGGTCCAGGGGGAACTGCAGGACTTGCGCAACGCCATCGTCTCGATGCCGGGCGGCGGGAGCACGACGGCGACGTCGGTGACGCTCGGCACCACGTATCCGAGTCGCGCGCTGGCACAGAATCCGGGCCCGCCCAGTGGGTCGCTGCGGACGCAGGGAACCGGCGACGAGCGGGTCGCCTTCTCCGTCCGCAACGCGACGGCGACTGGCGAGACGGGCGACGTGTGGAACGGGTCGCTGCGCAGCTACGACACCGGTGTCGTCAGCTACGACCCGCGATACAACGTGTACGACGGTGCGCCGCTCTCCGTCTACGAACACTCGGTCCTCTACAACGAGTTCCGTTCGGGGACCATCGTCACGGCGGGCCAGACCGTCGTCGACGGGCGGACCATCTCGCTCGTGGCCGTCAACGGGTCGCTGGAACGGACCTCGACCGGAGCGACCAGCGTCGACGTCCGGCCGGTCAGTAGCGCCGAGGAGACGATTCTCGTCGAGGCGCCCGACGGCGACTCCCCGGTGACGGTGAACCTCACCTCGCGACTGTCGGCCTCGCGCTGGCAGACCCTCCTCGACGGGGAGGAGCACGTCCGCGATGTCACTGAACCGCCCTCGGACGCTCCCGGCGAGTTCCGGACCGTCCGGATCACGCTCGACCCGGGCGTAACCTACCGGCTCCAGCTCACCAAGGTCGGCGTGGGAACGCGCGTGACGGAAGAACCACCGGAGTACCTGACTCGCGAGGGCGGCCCCGTCGAACCGGTGACGAAGGGACAGTCGCGGGACGTCACCCTGGAGGTCCGCGACGCCTACAACAACCCCGTCTCCGGCGTGTCGGTCAACGCCAGCGTCGATGGCGATAACACGGGCTCACTCGCCCAGGAGATGGTCTACACGGACGGAGACGGCCACGCGACGTTCACCTACGAGACCACCGGGAGTACGAGCGCCGACACCCACCAGATCAACGCGACCACGAACGCCACCGCAGCGCTCGACGCGCGTCCCTTCGACGGGAGTCTGCCAAAGAACGTCACTGTCGACGTCAGGGTCCAGGGTGGCGGTGGCGGTGGTGGCGGCGGCGCCGGGGCCTACGACATCTCGTGGACGGACCCCCAGGACACGGACGGCAACGGCGGCGACGCCCTCTCGGACTGTTCCCAGTCCGCCTGCACCTGGGACGTCGGTGCCAGCGACGGCGACACGCTGGCGCTGGAGTCGGTCATCGACCCGACCTACGAGGGCGTCGACGTCGACTTCGCCGTCTCCGACTCGTCTGTCGGCACCGTCTCGCCCGGCAACGGGACGACTGGCAGTGACGGCGCCGCGACGACGACCCTCACCGCCCAGTCGGACGGCACCGTCGACGTGCTGGCCTCGACCAGCGAGGGAAGCGCCGTTATCGAAGTCACGGTGGAGAACGTGGAAGAGGCGTCCTCCTCTGAACAGGTCGGCTACGTGGATGGCAGTGGGACTGCGAGAGTCGGTGACGAGAGCCGCGTCGACTTCGACGTGCAGAATACGGGAAGCGAGAGCGCGACCATAACGGGAATCCGCGTCGAATCGACCGGGTCGAACCACGTTACCATCGCCGAGTACAACGGCGGATCCGGTGCTGGCCAGCACGAGGTGTACATAGCCGCCTCCACGCCTGGACGATTGGAGGTGAACAGCTACTCGATCGGGACGACGACCTCCCTGACTGCCTCAGCGACGCTAGCTCCCGGGGAGCAGGCGCAAGTGACGATGCTGAACTTCCGGAACAACGGTGGTAATACCGTCAGCGCCGCAGATGACGAACTTACTGTCACCCTGTTCTTCCAGGACGGCTCGTCGACGACCTTCTCGTTCGTCCCACCGGGATACTGA
- a CDS encoding DUF2150 family protein, whose protein sequence is MSTPPGEYYTEERWQNWIDRIEEEEVDPENEDSARLLLNLQDDAAIAIAKIITDFEDDVVDEETALEEIEGVREIVLDEVDIDDEEKVMLIDGVQTSLVCVFYAAEEFVVEGPAAEGTVVEYVQAAADSEAEEDLDAALGYCVQAGTLVIDGAELDMESIGELEYGLVSEWVNGLDSLQTAMSDPELVEEDEEDAED, encoded by the coding sequence ATGAGCACTCCGCCGGGGGAGTATTACACAGAGGAACGGTGGCAAAACTGGATCGACCGCATCGAGGAGGAGGAGGTGGATCCGGAAAACGAAGACTCGGCGCGCCTATTGCTGAATTTACAGGACGACGCCGCGATCGCGATCGCGAAGATCATCACCGACTTCGAGGACGACGTCGTCGACGAGGAGACCGCGCTCGAGGAGATCGAGGGCGTGCGCGAGATCGTCCTCGACGAGGTCGACATCGACGACGAGGAGAAGGTGATGCTCATCGACGGCGTCCAGACCTCGCTCGTCTGCGTCTTCTACGCCGCCGAGGAGTTCGTCGTCGAGGGCCCCGCCGCCGAGGGCACCGTCGTCGAGTACGTCCAGGCCGCCGCCGATTCGGAGGCCGAGGAGGACCTCGACGCCGCGCTGGGCTACTGCGTCCAGGCCGGCACGCTCGTCATCGACGGCGCCGAACTCGACATGGAGTCGATCGGCGAACTGGAGTACGGGCTGGTCTCCGAGTGGGTGAACGGCCTCGACAGCCTCCAGACCGCCATGAGCGACCCGGAACTCGTCGAAGAAGACGAAGAAGACGCCGAAGACTGA
- the hmgB gene encoding hydroxymethylglutaryl-CoA synthase has translation MTAVGIDAIEIWTGNLRLDLAETFAPAQDEDPGKYTKGLGLNASSFPDVYEDIVTMGANAAHRLMERKGLTPDDIGRIDVATESAFDNSKPVSTYVAGCLESVYDEDFHHANKGERKFACIAGTQSLDDAYNWIRAGRHRGKKAIVIATDTALYARDDPGEATQGAGAVAMLVDEDPSLVELSTEQGFGSADETDFLKPNQQFPSVDGKRSMKVYLARLREALEDYESQVGGVHPEDFELVPFHTPFPGMVRKAAALGYRHIIRDTDVELTVAEEIGRQPRPEEFKTQEQYFDAVTEYTDALTETERYQAWYADTIEPTLEIAREVGNWYTGSVHVARAAGLRHARRNDRDLDDAKLLLASYGSGAQAEIHHETVVPGWEDEIAELNVDEQLADRYEISFEEYERIHDAHNHDSETDVEELTTPSEEFVFDGWGRMGERKYRYVR, from the coding sequence ATGACAGCAGTCGGTATCGACGCCATCGAAATCTGGACGGGCAACCTGCGACTCGACCTCGCGGAGACGTTCGCCCCGGCACAGGACGAGGACCCGGGCAAGTACACGAAGGGCCTGGGCCTCAACGCGTCGTCGTTCCCCGACGTCTACGAGGACATCGTGACGATGGGGGCCAACGCCGCCCACCGGCTCATGGAGCGCAAGGGGCTCACGCCCGACGACATCGGCCGCATCGACGTCGCCACGGAGTCGGCCTTCGACAACTCCAAGCCGGTCTCCACCTACGTCGCCGGGTGCCTCGAATCGGTGTACGACGAGGACTTCCACCACGCGAACAAGGGCGAGCGGAAGTTCGCCTGCATCGCCGGTACGCAGAGCCTCGACGACGCCTACAACTGGATCCGCGCGGGCCGCCACCGCGGCAAGAAGGCCATCGTCATCGCCACCGACACGGCGCTGTACGCCCGCGACGACCCCGGCGAGGCGACCCAGGGCGCCGGCGCCGTCGCGATGCTCGTCGACGAGGACCCCAGCCTGGTCGAACTCTCGACCGAACAGGGTTTCGGCAGCGCCGACGAGACGGACTTCCTCAAGCCCAACCAGCAGTTCCCCTCCGTCGACGGCAAGCGCTCGATGAAGGTGTACCTCGCCCGCCTGCGCGAGGCCCTCGAAGACTACGAGAGCCAGGTCGGCGGCGTCCACCCCGAGGACTTCGAACTCGTCCCGTTCCACACGCCGTTCCCCGGCATGGTCCGCAAGGCCGCGGCGCTGGGCTACCGGCACATCATCCGCGACACCGACGTCGAGTTGACCGTCGCCGAGGAGATCGGCCGCCAGCCCCGCCCCGAGGAGTTCAAGACCCAGGAGCAGTACTTCGACGCCGTCACGGAGTACACCGACGCGCTCACCGAGACCGAGCGCTACCAGGCCTGGTACGCCGACACCATCGAACCGACCCTGGAGATCGCCCGCGAGGTCGGCAACTGGTACACCGGCTCGGTCCACGTCGCCCGCGCCGCCGGCCTCCGCCACGCCCGCCGGAACGACCGCGACCTCGACGACGCCAAACTCCTGCTCGCCTCCTACGGCTCCGGCGCCCAGGCGGAGATCCACCACGAGACCGTCGTCCCGGGCTGGGAGGACGAGATCGCCGAGCTCAACGTGGACGAACAGCTCGCCGACCGCTACGAAATCTCCTTCGAGGAGTACGAGCGCATCCACGACGCCCACAACCACGACTCCGAGACCGACGTCGAGGAACTCACCACGCCCAGCGAAGAGTTCGTCTTCGACGGCTGGGGCCGCATGGGCGAGCGCAAGTACCGGTACGTTCGGTAA
- a CDS encoding TrkH family potassium uptake protein → MFESYVDYRSSLSFIGTILTRLALAPATVLLVALYYGEPIRPFVVTSLVMVVLGFGLERLREDRELGRREALLMVSLTWLAVPLVGTIPYLVAGQGTLADPVNALFESMSGFTTTGSTVMGTISVDYHSHSILLWRQLTQWIGGMGIIVLMVAILSELSVGGAQVMNEEAPGFSIEKLTPRIQETARALWSIYAGFTVTAAVVFYVLGATGYAPNMDLYNAVAHALTTMPTGGFSPEARSVEAFSPVIQWAVMPFMLIAGTNFALFWYALNGEPRRLTGNREFRAYVLAVAAVGGLLAVLLYTGLGLADVPTNIAVLPGNLENSLRQALFQSLAIVTTTGYASMDFNTWGESAQLVLLFAMFLGGSAGSAAGSIKIVRWYVVQKTMTRELFTTVHPDAVRPIRMAEGPVDEETIQGIFVFVMVFITLFGVSSVLLFLDGLRTGMDLSAMEATSAAIATLGNIGPGFGVVGPMNSFEPFSDAAKLYMVFLMWIGRLEILSVLVIFTPNFWQR, encoded by the coding sequence GTGTTCGAGAGTTACGTCGACTACAGGTCCAGTCTGAGTTTCATCGGCACGATTCTGACGCGGCTGGCCCTCGCCCCCGCCACCGTCCTCCTCGTGGCGCTCTACTACGGGGAGCCCATCCGCCCGTTCGTCGTCACCTCACTGGTCATGGTCGTCCTCGGCTTCGGCCTCGAACGGCTTCGCGAGGACCGCGAACTGGGTCGGCGTGAGGCGCTCCTGATGGTCAGCCTCACGTGGCTCGCCGTCCCGCTCGTCGGGACCATCCCGTACCTCGTCGCCGGCCAGGGCACCCTCGCCGACCCCGTCAACGCCCTCTTCGAGAGCATGAGCGGGTTCACGACGACGGGGTCGACGGTCATGGGAACGATATCTGTCGACTACCACTCCCACTCGATCCTGCTGTGGCGACAGCTGACACAGTGGATCGGCGGGATGGGGATCATCGTCCTGATGGTCGCGATCCTGTCGGAGCTATCGGTCGGTGGCGCGCAGGTGATGAACGAGGAGGCGCCCGGTTTCAGCATCGAAAAGCTCACGCCCCGGATCCAGGAGACCGCACGTGCGCTGTGGAGCATCTACGCCGGGTTCACCGTCACGGCGGCGGTGGTGTTCTACGTCCTGGGGGCTACCGGCTACGCGCCGAACATGGACCTGTACAACGCCGTCGCCCACGCGCTGACGACGATGCCGACCGGCGGCTTCTCCCCCGAGGCCCGGAGCGTCGAGGCGTTCTCTCCGGTGATCCAGTGGGCCGTCATGCCGTTCATGCTGATCGCGGGGACCAACTTCGCGCTGTTCTGGTACGCCCTCAACGGCGAGCCACGGCGACTCACGGGGAACAGGGAGTTCCGGGCGTACGTCCTCGCCGTCGCCGCCGTCGGTGGACTCCTGGCGGTGTTGCTGTACACCGGACTGGGGCTCGCGGACGTGCCGACCAACATCGCCGTCCTGCCGGGGAACCTGGAGAACTCGCTGCGACAGGCGCTGTTCCAGTCGCTGGCCATCGTGACGACGACGGGCTACGCGAGCATGGACTTCAACACGTGGGGCGAGTCGGCCCAGCTCGTCCTCCTGTTCGCGATGTTCCTCGGCGGTTCTGCCGGGTCCGCGGCCGGGTCGATCAAGATCGTCCGCTGGTACGTGGTCCAGAAGACGATGACTCGGGAGCTGTTCACGACCGTCCACCCCGACGCCGTCCGCCCGATCCGGATGGCCGAGGGGCCGGTCGACGAGGAGACGATCCAGGGAATCTTCGTCTTCGTGATGGTGTTCATCACGCTCTTCGGCGTCTCGTCGGTCCTGCTCTTCCTCGACGGCCTTCGCACCGGGATGGATCTGTCCGCGATGGAGGCGACGAGCGCGGCCATCGCGACGCTCGGCAACATCGGTCCGGGCTTCGGCGTCGTCGGCCCGATGAACAGCTTCGAGCCGTTCTCGGACGCGGCCAAACTCTACATGGTCTTCCTGATGTGGATCGGCCGCCTGGAGATACTCTCCGTGCTCGTCATCTTCACACCGAACTTCTGGCAGCGGTAG
- a CDS encoding class I SAM-dependent methyltransferase has product MDERLARTLRTYEDNAERYAATNADRSGVDALLDRFLDALDGDHALDGDHALDGDHALDGRRVLDVGCGPGWETARLAAADVDVVGLDISPSLLATATDRADGADLALADARSIPFRSGTVDGAWACASLVHLPRDQLPGALSELSRVLRTDGLFGATVKSEAYDDRTDDYDGERHFEYYEADAFEDHVERAGFDVTAVESSENGWLWVEARAG; this is encoded by the coding sequence ATGGACGAGCGCCTCGCGCGCACGCTCAGGACCTACGAGGACAACGCCGAGCGATACGCGGCGACGAACGCGGACCGGTCGGGCGTCGACGCCCTCCTCGACCGGTTTCTCGACGCGCTGGACGGCGACCACGCTCTGGACGGCGACCACGCTCTGGACGGCGACCACGCTCTGGACGGCCGCCGCGTTCTCGACGTCGGCTGTGGCCCCGGCTGGGAAACGGCCCGGCTGGCCGCGGCCGACGTCGACGTCGTCGGACTCGACATCTCGCCGTCGTTGCTCGCGACGGCGACCGACCGGGCTGACGGCGCCGACCTTGCCCTCGCGGACGCGCGTTCGATACCGTTCCGATCCGGCACCGTCGACGGCGCCTGGGCCTGTGCCTCGCTCGTCCACCTCCCCCGCGACCAGCTACCCGGTGCGCTCTCCGAACTGTCCCGGGTCCTCCGCACCGACGGTCTGTTCGGGGCGACGGTCAAGAGCGAGGCGTACGACGACCGCACCGACGACTACGACGGCGAACGCCACTTCGAGTATTACGAGGCCGACGCGTTCGAGGACCACGTCGAGCGCGCTGGCTTCGACGTCACTGCCGTGGAATCGTCCGAAAACGGCTGGCTGTGGGTCGAAGCTCGCGCAGGGTAG
- the trkA gene encoding Trk system potassium transporter TrkA, protein MHVIIVGAGQVGSSIAASLAADHDVVVVDRDPSVVESLTYSVDVLAIRGDGASLAALQDAGIDEADMLIACTDDDETNLVTCSTAKTVDDPFTIARVRNVDFLDTWNHSNDAFGVDFMVCTDLLTAEDVVRVIGLPAALDVDPFAGGAVQMAEFSIGEGSPVAAQTVAEADEWEALTIAALIRGGEVIVPDGDTVIQADDRAIVIGRPDSVHSFAESVAPAETPDPDDVVIIGGSAIAYQTAKILEDRGMRPRLIERDTARARELAEALPKTTVIEHDATDAEFLTAEHVDRSDVAVAALDSDEKNLLVSLLAKTLGVDRTVAIVENGEYTDLFETVGVDVAINPREATAEEIIRHTQAGQIENLSLIEGRQAEVLEIEVDEESVLANRRIQESAADLPEGVVIGAITRDGAYVVPRGGTRIEAGDHVVLFVDTDVLDDVAAAV, encoded by the coding sequence ATGCACGTCATCATCGTCGGTGCCGGCCAGGTCGGATCGAGTATCGCAGCCAGCCTCGCGGCCGATCACGACGTGGTCGTGGTCGACCGGGACCCGTCCGTCGTCGAGAGCCTCACGTATTCGGTCGACGTGCTCGCGATACGGGGCGACGGCGCCTCGCTGGCGGCGCTGCAGGACGCCGGCATCGACGAGGCGGACATGCTGATCGCCTGTACCGACGACGACGAGACGAACCTCGTCACCTGCTCGACGGCGAAGACCGTCGACGACCCCTTCACCATCGCTCGCGTGCGCAACGTCGACTTCCTCGACACGTGGAACCACTCGAACGACGCCTTCGGCGTCGACTTCATGGTCTGTACGGATCTTCTGACCGCGGAGGACGTCGTCCGCGTCATCGGGCTCCCGGCCGCCCTCGACGTCGACCCCTTCGCGGGTGGCGCGGTCCAGATGGCGGAGTTCAGCATCGGCGAGGGGAGTCCAGTGGCCGCGCAGACGGTCGCCGAAGCCGACGAGTGGGAAGCGCTGACGATCGCCGCGTTGATCCGTGGCGGCGAGGTGATCGTTCCAGACGGAGATACCGTCATCCAGGCCGACGACAGGGCGATCGTCATCGGTCGACCCGACAGCGTCCACTCGTTCGCGGAGAGCGTCGCGCCCGCGGAGACGCCCGACCCAGACGACGTCGTTATCATCGGCGGGAGCGCCATCGCCTACCAGACGGCGAAGATCCTCGAAGACCGGGGTATGCGCCCCCGGCTCATCGAGCGCGATACGGCGCGAGCGCGGGAGCTGGCCGAAGCCCTCCCGAAGACGACCGTCATCGAACACGACGCGACGGACGCGGAGTTCCTGACCGCCGAACACGTCGACCGGTCCGACGTGGCGGTCGCCGCCCTCGACAGCGACGAGAAGAACCTGCTGGTCTCGCTGCTGGCGAAGACACTCGGCGTCGACCGGACTGTCGCTATCGTCGAGAACGGCGAGTACACCGACCTGTTCGAGACGGTCGGCGTCGACGTCGCCATCAACCCGCGCGAGGCGACCGCGGAGGAGATAATCCGCCACACGCAGGCGGGCCAGATCGAGAACCTCTCGCTCATCGAGGGGCGACAGGCGGAGGTGCTCGAAATCGAGGTGGACGAAGAGAGCGTCCTCGCGAACCGGCGGATCCAGGAGTCGGCCGCCGACCTCCCGGAGGGCGTCGTCATCGGTGCGATAACCCGTGACGGTGCGTACGTCGTCCCCCGTGGCGGGACGCGTATCGAAGCCGGCGACCACGTGGTGCTGTTCGTCGACACCGACGTGCTCGACGACGTCGCAGCGGCCGTCTGA
- a CDS encoding DUF7860 family protein, whose amino-acid sequence MGRYGNIDYPTVTKRAFLFGVSLFLIGVIGEVVGQTFFAPLPAWEQTLLVGAEGVGVLVALVAPIVFGVVLPLTE is encoded by the coding sequence ATGGGACGATACGGTAACATCGACTATCCGACAGTCACCAAACGCGCGTTTCTGTTCGGCGTCTCGCTGTTCCTGATCGGCGTCATCGGCGAAGTCGTCGGCCAGACGTTCTTCGCGCCGCTGCCGGCCTGGGAACAGACGCTGCTTGTCGGCGCCGAGGGCGTCGGCGTCCTCGTCGCGCTCGTCGCACCGATCGTGTTCGGTGTTGTGTTGCCGCTGACGGAGTAA
- a CDS encoding PHP domain-containing protein, with amino-acid sequence MRDYHVHSNYSDGRFLFQMARAAEEAGLDGVGFADHCTVTEREDRRGERAEYAFNLDMTYERRRRGIGRLREEFDLAVYDAVEMDYDPRDEGAIGSFLDEAGFDYAVGSVHELDGVNVQVPSYFADRSDDALDALVDEYFDRLVSLAESELFDVAAHPDLIERTGPLRGRATEAQYDRVAEAFAESRTVPEINAGRALTDLDLVHPSEGLLDAFREYDVGVTLGTDSHYPDEIGSRAAFLTDFVAERDLELADPPGLNS; translated from the coding sequence GTGAGAGACTACCACGTCCACTCGAACTACTCGGACGGACGGTTCCTCTTCCAGATGGCCAGGGCCGCCGAGGAGGCGGGACTGGACGGCGTGGGCTTCGCCGACCACTGCACCGTCACCGAGCGCGAGGACCGCCGGGGCGAGCGGGCCGAGTACGCGTTCAACCTGGACATGACCTACGAACGCCGGCGGCGGGGGATCGGGCGGCTCCGCGAGGAGTTCGACCTGGCCGTCTACGACGCCGTCGAGATGGACTACGACCCGCGGGACGAAGGCGCCATCGGGTCGTTCCTCGACGAGGCCGGCTTCGACTACGCCGTCGGGAGCGTCCACGAACTCGACGGCGTCAACGTGCAGGTGCCGTCGTACTTCGCCGACCGGTCCGACGACGCGCTGGACGCGCTCGTGGACGAGTACTTCGACCGGCTGGTCTCGCTCGCCGAGTCGGAACTGTTCGACGTCGCTGCCCACCCGGACCTGATCGAGCGGACCGGACCGCTACGCGGACGAGCCACCGAGGCCCAGTACGACAGGGTCGCCGAGGCCTTCGCCGAGTCGCGGACCGTGCCGGAGATCAACGCCGGGCGGGCGCTGACCGACCTGGACCTTGTCCATCCGAGCGAGGGGCTCCTCGACGCGTTCCGGGAGTACGACGTGGGCGTGACGCTCGGGACGGACTCGCACTACCCCGACGAGATCGGTTCCCGGGCGGCGTTCCTCACCGACTTCGTCGCAGAACGGGACCTCGAACTGGCCGACCCGCCCGGACTGAACAGCTAA
- a CDS encoding PKD domain-containing protein, giving the protein MTSLSSSPGRESQSGSRAQSSTVGIVLLTAVVVVSVGAGSVLYLGSSGISETASPLVDADVELTPSAVVVTHAGGDPLAMPDLTVVVRADGSSNRHSIDPAAVDGDGDDRFEPAEVWRTGHGLVERTEVVVLVVDSSANAVLVREHATVPRGSTNRAPFASLSVAPGAPESDASAVFDASASVDDEGIVEYRWDWDADGTVDETTTDPRVTHAFPGRDDYAVTLTVVDAEGATDSVTRTVAVGAAVELGDVALSDGGEGDGLVAPGDEVTVTADVAEAGPGVDSVTADAGAFDAGTVPLSDGDDDGTYEGSFTVGDSPAEGDQAVAVTATDDAGNADSATTDPLTVDATAPSIETFAVSDQSEGGFYWIYWEYVESFRVQWTVTDDRLVETTVWVNRSGTVQQSYDGASGDETYENVRAYQGSGRDHTMTVVATDAAGNRACRTVTDTADGTDPPPSAYDSC; this is encoded by the coding sequence ATGACTTCTCTCTCCTCATCTCCGGGAAGGGAATCACAGTCGGGAAGCCGCGCCCAGTCGAGCACCGTCGGCATCGTCCTCTTGACGGCAGTCGTCGTCGTCTCCGTCGGGGCCGGGAGCGTCCTCTACCTCGGTAGTTCGGGTATCTCAGAGACGGCGTCGCCGCTTGTCGACGCCGACGTGGAACTCACGCCGTCGGCCGTCGTCGTCACGCACGCCGGCGGCGACCCCCTGGCGATGCCCGACCTGACGGTCGTCGTCCGCGCTGACGGGTCCTCGAACCGGCACTCGATCGACCCTGCCGCAGTGGACGGCGACGGCGACGACCGGTTCGAACCCGCCGAGGTGTGGCGCACGGGCCACGGACTCGTCGAACGGACCGAGGTCGTCGTACTCGTCGTCGATAGCTCTGCGAACGCGGTCCTGGTACGCGAGCACGCGACCGTCCCGCGGGGGTCGACGAACCGGGCCCCGTTCGCCAGCCTCTCGGTCGCACCAGGGGCGCCGGAATCCGACGCCTCCGCCGTCTTCGACGCGAGCGCGTCCGTCGACGACGAGGGCATCGTCGAGTACCGGTGGGACTGGGACGCCGACGGCACCGTCGACGAGACGACGACGGATCCCAGGGTGACTCACGCGTTCCCGGGGCGAGACGACTACGCGGTCACGCTGACCGTCGTCGACGCCGAGGGAGCGACCGACAGCGTGACCAGGACCGTGGCCGTCGGTGCCGCGGTCGAACTCGGCGACGTCGCGCTCTCCGACGGTGGCGAGGGCGATGGACTCGTCGCACCGGGCGACGAGGTGACCGTTACGGCCGACGTCGCCGAGGCCGGTCCGGGCGTCGATTCGGTGACGGCCGATGCCGGCGCCTTCGACGCGGGAACGGTGCCCCTGAGCGACGGTGACGACGATGGCACCTACGAGGGGTCGTTCACGGTCGGCGACTCGCCGGCGGAGGGCGACCAAGCCGTCGCCGTCACCGCGACGGACGACGCCGGGAACGCGGACTCGGCGACGACAGATCCGCTGACCGTCGACGCCACAGCACCGAGCATCGAGACGTTCGCCGTCTCGGACCAGAGTGAGGGGGGCTTCTACTGGATCTACTGGGAGTACGTCGAATCGTTCCGAGTCCAGTGGACCGTGACCGACGACCGACTGGTCGAGACGACGGTGTGGGTCAATCGCTCCGGGACGGTTCAGCAGTCCTACGATGGCGCATCCGGTGACGAAACGTACGAAAACGTTCGCGCGTATCAGGGCTCAGGACGCGACCACACGATGACGGTCGTCGCGACCGACGCTGCCGGGAATCGCGCCTGCCGCACCGTCACGGACACCGCCGATGGCACTGACCCGCCGCCGTCGGCGTACGATTCGTGCTGA
- a CDS encoding adenylate kinase, whose protein sequence is MASPRILILGPPGAGKGTQSSNIAEEYDVEHVTTGDALRSNKGMDISDMDTEYDTPGEYMDAGDLVPDEVVNAIVDEALSQADGFVLDGYPRNLEQAEELEGMTDLDVVLSLDVDRDVLVDRLTGRRVDPETGENYHVEFNMPDDEDVRDRLVQREDDNEESVRNRLDVFEENTAPVIDHYEDHDGFVAIDGEQTPDDVWADIQAAIDERV, encoded by the coding sequence ATGGCATCGCCACGAATCCTCATTCTGGGCCCGCCGGGAGCCGGCAAAGGCACCCAGTCGAGCAACATCGCCGAGGAGTACGACGTCGAGCACGTGACGACGGGAGACGCGCTACGGTCGAACAAGGGGATGGACATCTCCGACATGGACACCGAGTACGACACGCCGGGCGAGTACATGGACGCCGGCGACCTGGTGCCCGACGAGGTCGTCAACGCCATCGTCGACGAGGCCCTGTCGCAGGCCGACGGCTTCGTCCTCGACGGCTACCCGCGGAACCTGGAGCAGGCCGAAGAGCTGGAGGGGATGACCGACCTCGACGTCGTCCTCTCGCTGGACGTCGACCGCGACGTGCTCGTGGACCGACTCACCGGCCGCCGGGTCGACCCCGAGACGGGCGAGAACTACCACGTCGAGTTCAACATGCCCGACGACGAGGACGTCCGCGACCGCCTCGTCCAGCGTGAGGACGACAACGAGGAGTCCGTCCGGAACCGACTGGACGTGTTCGAGGAGAACACGGCGCCGGTCATCGACCACTACGAGGACCACGACGGGTTCGTCGCCATCGACGGCGAACAGACGCCCGACGACGTCTGGGCGGACATCCAGGCCGCCATCGACGAGCGCGTCTGA